In Spirochaetota bacterium, one DNA window encodes the following:
- a CDS encoding HD-GYP domain-containing protein, with product MAEMRKIPVDELKPGMRFDKPVYIDSNNMLVAANVSIKLDDIKKLMRWGVSEVETAGNLVSTEQEIKAATARATMTESDEARKIIDDYNKLLTQRVPLIEIHKEACKAVANVHNAIKADEQFSIDGIDVSLTKIIEIMKNYPNIFLFLYGLEEGKNYLVVHSVNVTFYSLLIGMALKYTPLKLRELGIGTMLIDAGMIKLPAYIMHKQSNLTEHEFNQIKTHPLHGYKALRQLGKIPEKSALVCLQHHEQYDGKGYPRGLKGTQIDEYARIAAIADSYEAQIANRAYRKRVFFYQAMKNLLSSGINKFDPVILRVFLSRMSVYPIGSIVELNNGTIGIVIGSIPQKPLRPIVKLIIDSNKKRFTDTIIVNLLEEKALYITRALDESEIGVNLFEVL from the coding sequence ATGGCTGAAATGCGAAAAATACCTGTTGATGAATTAAAACCCGGCATGAGGTTTGACAAACCTGTATATATAGACAGTAACAACATGCTGGTTGCTGCCAATGTCTCTATCAAGCTTGATGACATAAAAAAACTTATGCGCTGGGGTGTCAGCGAGGTTGAAACTGCAGGTAATTTAGTTTCTACCGAGCAGGAAATTAAAGCTGCAACAGCCCGAGCAACCATGACCGAAAGCGATGAAGCCAGAAAGATTATTGATGACTACAATAAACTCCTCACTCAGCGGGTACCCCTTATAGAAATTCATAAAGAAGCCTGCAAAGCGGTAGCTAATGTCCATAATGCTATCAAAGCAGATGAACAGTTTTCTATTGATGGAATTGATGTGTCCCTTACAAAGATAATTGAAATTATGAAAAATTATCCCAATATCTTTCTGTTTTTATATGGTTTGGAAGAAGGCAAAAACTATTTAGTTGTCCATTCGGTAAATGTTACGTTTTACTCATTGCTCATAGGTATGGCTTTAAAATACACTCCTCTTAAGCTTCGTGAACTTGGCATTGGCACCATGCTTATTGATGCAGGTATGATAAAATTACCTGCATACATTATGCACAAGCAATCCAACCTCACCGAGCATGAATTTAATCAGATAAAAACGCACCCTCTGCATGGATACAAGGCATTGCGTCAGCTTGGCAAAATACCCGAAAAAAGTGCCCTTGTGTGCCTGCAGCACCATGAACAGTACGATGGCAAAGGTTACCCACGAGGATTAAAAGGCACACAAATTGATGAATATGCACGTATTGCAGCAATAGCTGATTCATACGAAGCTCAAATAGCAAATAGGGCATACCGCAAGCGGGTATTTTTTTATCAGGCAATGAAAAATCTGCTTTCAAGTGGCATCAATAAATTTGACCCAGTTATCCTGCGAGTGTTTCTGTCACGCATGTCGGTATATCCAATTGGTTCTATCGTTGAGCTGAACAATGGTACTATAGGCATTGTAATAGGGTCTATCCCGCAAAAGCCTTTACGCCCTATAGTGAAACTTATTATTGATTCAAACAAAAAGCGATTCACTGATACCATCATAGTCAATTTGCTTGAAGAAAAAGCACTGTACATTACCCGTGCACTGGATGAATCTGAAATTGGCGTCAATCTATTTGAAGTATTGTAA
- the rplS gene encoding 50S ribosomal protein L19: MKAIQLVQNEFSKSYRNVNFEVGDTVKVHYRIIEGDKERIQVYEGIVIAIDNKGISKTFTVRRISYDVGVERIFPLHSPRIEKITVVRKGKKRRAKLYFLRERTGKSAKLKEVRSRKKAIETPATHEVVENQETTESNAQ, from the coding sequence ATGAAAGCAATACAGTTAGTTCAAAACGAATTTAGCAAAAGTTACCGCAATGTCAACTTTGAGGTAGGGGATACCGTTAAAGTCCACTACAGAATAATTGAAGGCGACAAAGAGCGAATCCAGGTGTATGAAGGCATAGTTATTGCTATAGATAACAAAGGTATTAGCAAAACCTTCACAGTGAGGAGAATATCCTATGATGTGGGTGTTGAAAGGATATTCCCTTTGCATTCACCGCGAATTGAAAAAATCACTGTGGTTAGAAAAGGCAAAAAACGTAGAGCCAAACTTTATTTCCTCCGCGAAAGGACAGGTAAATCAGCCAAACTTAAAGAAGTGCGTTCACGCAAGAAGGCCATTGAAACACCTGCAACACACGAAGTTGTGGAAAACCAGGAAACTACTGAATCTAATGCACAATAG
- a CDS encoding PASTA domain-containing protein produces MPNYSLKDIIERSKGWLKHPYSRIAFIIFIAISIYLIVSAIIVVVLTKPEKEVKIPDVVGKRYADVHNSLIRKGLKPQLKFYDVHDIDNDIILRQYPEPGEIVSENSTIRLLVSRSNLTIDMPSVVGMELPFALNKLKNLHLYDKTISLRVGVISYIPSEKTADNVVIDQSPKSGEKILLDRKVNLLVSSGSATQPVMPKVVGQSVDLCFPLLMSKKVFVTFTVIPTNDIAQSGIIAQANPQEGQPLTEGQTVTLQVYYYEMKDKPYYAYERLKYTVPNDEDEGLYEIYVSDNSSKRLCFSQKLKPGNTIDCVFHRTGNARVYVMCNKKQVKVLSFDVEEFD; encoded by the coding sequence ATGCCAAATTATTCATTGAAAGATATTATTGAACGGTCAAAAGGATGGCTTAAGCATCCATACAGCAGGATTGCTTTTATAATTTTTATTGCTATCTCTATATATCTGATAGTATCTGCTATCATTGTAGTGGTATTGACCAAACCTGAAAAAGAAGTAAAAATACCTGATGTAGTTGGCAAACGCTATGCTGATGTCCACAACAGCCTTATTCGCAAAGGTTTGAAGCCTCAGCTTAAATTTTACGATGTGCATGATATTGACAATGATATTATATTGCGACAATACCCAGAACCAGGGGAGATAGTTTCTGAAAACAGCACCATTCGCCTATTAGTAAGCCGCAGTAATTTAACCATTGATATGCCTAGTGTAGTAGGCATGGAATTGCCTTTTGCCCTCAACAAGCTTAAAAATCTGCATTTATATGATAAAACCATATCACTGCGTGTGGGTGTCATCTCCTACATTCCCTCGGAGAAAACCGCCGACAACGTGGTTATTGACCAAAGTCCAAAATCTGGAGAAAAGATACTGCTTGACCGAAAAGTGAATCTGCTGGTTTCAAGCGGAAGTGCAACACAGCCTGTAATGCCAAAGGTTGTAGGCCAATCTGTTGACCTGTGCTTTCCTCTATTAATGTCAAAAAAAGTATTTGTTACGTTTACAGTGATACCCACTAATGACATTGCACAGAGCGGTATCATTGCACAGGCAAACCCACAGGAAGGACAGCCACTAACCGAAGGGCAAACAGTAACCTTACAGGTGTATTATTACGAAATGAAGGACAAGCCGTATTACGCGTATGAACGTCTTAAATACACAGTACCCAATGATGAAGATGAAGGCCTTTATGAAATATATGTAAGCGATAATTCATCAAAGCGGCTTTGTTTTTCACAGAAATTAAAACCTGGCAATACTATTGATTGTGTATTCCACCGTACAGGTAATGCACGAGTATACGTGATGTGTAATAAAAAACAGGTAAAGGTACTCAGTTTTGATGTTGAAGAATTTGACTGA
- a CDS encoding tetratricopeptide repeat protein has protein sequence MKKTIIPAIIITLIIVCSFLIGQEQSIRVAIAPFDDTPAMEAISPSATDSLTQLLSNNKHITIRQPNAIQSYLNLLEKVQIGIEDPTVLKGKADMLQIDYLVVGSIGKILDRYEVDARMVDIQSWKIVSTCGVEADGLNNGVSKVADYFSSLTFSQIQQYLEHTKDTPTVGIQEFREFFENPPTALYCATFMEMLTSALADKTKNSIIESKFTSRLLEEKSLEMAGIIENSKADQLFTIHGIEYRIIGNIRVFPDLIVVNYGIINSSNQKIIFTGSVDAVTPNSLRAIASHIAKTIDDALNNKIANLLITTEPVDAEIYINDTFAGTTKNKKLMAIAQKGKNVVTAKAEGCKAATVEIDCKPRITNTVRIRIERITERLLQEAMVFESNGQYTKAIERYNEFVKETGNTTEANVALYRIGHILLKNIQDYEKAKHIFTQLLNNYPEPLIRSEGYFGLAQTYLAMGNKELAKSTINYLLQYYPQSNAAQEAKELLKTLDNK, from the coding sequence ATGAAAAAAACAATTATCCCTGCCATAATTATAACATTAATTATTGTATGTAGCTTCTTGATCGGTCAGGAACAGAGTATACGTGTGGCGATAGCTCCTTTTGATGACACCCCTGCAATGGAAGCGATAAGTCCATCTGCAACAGATTCACTTACCCAGTTACTATCGAACAATAAACATATCACCATACGGCAACCCAATGCCATACAAAGCTACCTTAATCTACTTGAAAAGGTTCAGATAGGAATTGAGGATCCCACTGTGTTAAAAGGGAAAGCTGATATGCTGCAGATTGACTACCTTGTTGTTGGCAGTATTGGCAAAATATTAGATAGATACGAAGTTGATGCACGTATGGTGGACATCCAATCATGGAAAATAGTTTCAACCTGTGGTGTTGAAGCGGATGGTCTCAACAATGGAGTGAGCAAGGTTGCTGACTATTTTTCTTCTTTAACATTTTCACAAATACAACAATATCTGGAACACACAAAAGACACACCAACTGTTGGCATTCAGGAGTTCAGGGAATTTTTTGAAAACCCACCTACTGCACTATATTGCGCTACATTTATGGAAATGCTTACTAGCGCATTAGCTGATAAGACCAAAAACAGCATTATTGAAAGTAAATTTACAAGCCGCCTTCTTGAAGAAAAATCACTGGAAATGGCTGGCATCATTGAAAATTCTAAAGCGGATCAACTGTTTACCATTCATGGAATAGAATACAGGATTATTGGCAATATACGGGTATTTCCTGACCTCATTGTTGTCAACTACGGAATAATAAATTCCAGCAATCAAAAAATCATCTTTACTGGAAGTGTAGATGCAGTCACTCCAAATTCCCTCAGGGCTATAGCATCGCATATTGCTAAAACAATTGACGATGCACTCAACAATAAAATTGCAAATCTTTTAATTACTACTGAGCCCGTAGATGCGGAAATTTATATAAATGACACATTTGCAGGTACTACAAAAAATAAAAAGCTTATGGCAATCGCACAAAAAGGCAAAAACGTAGTGACAGCAAAAGCCGAAGGATGTAAAGCTGCTACTGTTGAAATAGATTGCAAGCCCCGAATTACTAACACTGTGCGTATACGAATTGAACGAATTACTGAACGCTTGTTACAAGAAGCTATGGTATTTGAATCAAATGGGCAGTACACAAAAGCTATTGAAAGATACAACGAATTTGTAAAAGAAACCGGAAACACAACCGAAGCAAATGTGGCATTGTACAGAATAGGACACATACTGCTAAAAAATATACAGGATTATGAAAAGGCAAAACACATATTCACTCAATTGCTTAATAATTATCCCGAACCTTTAATTAGAAGCGAAGGATACTTTGGCCTTGCTCAAACATATCTGGCAATGGGAAACAAGGAACTAGCAAAATCTACAATTAATTACCTACTACAATATTATCCACAATCAAATGCAGCGCAAGAAGCTAAAGAATTATTGAAAACTCTTGATAACAAATAA
- a CDS encoding sulfatase-like hydrolase/transferase: MRKYSIVLAILLYTACGKQPVVTNLLNTDFAIEYNIQYLQNLYSNTIYIDPWMKKPYIVKIAHDIDIEKKWSKTTRSLVLAATKQKKARVYFPLLHKGVLSFDCASLGKGRLSIQLLSPKKKIVLGHYELTSLPFKSLSLAIDTIPADSKLVMEFETDSEKPEYCFIANAFVQHRPNNSKPNVVFISVDALRADAVHCIVPKYNITPNIDALSADGVAFTNHCVVVNWTRPSTIAMLASVYGSATGVNIYYFQVSNQEKKYFYNQSGVLPLPVLFSQHGYITRSIGNNAFILDHTGIGVDLGFDDMSEYQRQWEDTMDIADEVIQWLNANKDKPFFLFINFNAPHNAYIPPPKYLDPLRKSVKGVHPWFRRYLGEVAYTDDYVGRVVATLKKLNLYDNTIIVLTTDHGEVFNSAHEHSPYTDKKSIFTHGQTLFDEEIHVPLIIKFAKDNEVKSAKVAYQVRNVDIAPTVCILAKLPVPDSYQGKSLLPLIEGSEHADRPVYCEGRLMYGVRIDNFKYVEKFYGFGVKPHHWGGAMVDEYYELYDLQKDPEELNNIVNVNTQKAREMQKKLYALRFTQPENVLYAKNDVKGSISVQQGFFYTLESDGKVEKINRQQYTFSLKKGQKLVFSTIPSRTTYYIQSESMVLWGYSGTVLPKVGNRYVFDTTQVLLQKVPDEAALGLFPDDLIVWSKQQKGGIQAVLEDVPISSEMNTLLKQWGYIQNGGAR; encoded by the coding sequence ATGCGAAAATATTCTATTGTTTTAGCAATTCTATTGTATACTGCCTGTGGCAAGCAGCCAGTTGTGACAAATTTGTTGAATACAGATTTTGCCATTGAATACAATATACAGTATTTGCAGAATTTGTATTCCAACACCATTTATATTGATCCATGGATGAAAAAGCCATATATTGTAAAAATTGCTCATGACATTGATATAGAAAAAAAATGGTCAAAAACAACGCGCTCACTAGTGCTTGCAGCAACAAAACAAAAAAAGGCACGAGTTTATTTTCCACTGCTTCACAAAGGGGTTTTGTCGTTTGACTGTGCATCATTGGGTAAGGGAAGGCTTTCTATTCAGTTACTATCGCCAAAAAAAAAGATAGTATTGGGGCACTATGAACTCACATCATTGCCCTTTAAATCATTGAGCTTGGCAATAGATACAATACCAGCTGATTCAAAACTTGTGATGGAATTTGAAACTGATAGTGAAAAACCAGAGTATTGTTTTATTGCCAATGCGTTTGTGCAGCACAGGCCAAATAATTCTAAGCCAAATGTGGTGTTTATTTCTGTTGATGCATTGCGTGCTGACGCTGTTCACTGTATTGTACCAAAGTACAATATCACACCTAATATTGATGCGCTATCAGCTGATGGGGTTGCGTTTACCAATCACTGTGTTGTTGTCAACTGGACGCGCCCTTCCACCATTGCAATGCTTGCCTCCGTGTATGGCTCTGCAACGGGAGTCAACATTTACTACTTTCAGGTATCAAATCAGGAAAAGAAATATTTTTATAATCAAAGTGGTGTGCTGCCACTGCCTGTGCTATTTAGTCAACATGGTTATATAACCCGCTCCATTGGCAACAATGCATTTATACTGGACCATACTGGTATTGGTGTTGACTTGGGCTTTGACGATATGTCCGAATACCAGCGTCAGTGGGAAGATACCATGGATATTGCTGATGAAGTGATACAATGGTTGAACGCCAATAAAGATAAGCCGTTTTTTCTTTTCATTAATTTTAATGCTCCGCACAATGCCTATATACCACCACCAAAATATTTGGATCCACTGCGAAAATCAGTCAAAGGTGTGCACCCATGGTTTAGGCGCTATTTAGGCGAAGTAGCGTACACCGATGATTATGTTGGCAGGGTAGTTGCAACATTGAAAAAGCTTAATCTATACGATAATACAATTATTGTACTAACAACTGATCATGGTGAGGTTTTCAACAGTGCACATGAACATAGCCCTTACACTGACAAGAAGTCAATATTTACTCATGGGCAAACGCTCTTTGATGAAGAAATCCATGTACCATTGATTATAAAATTTGCTAAAGATAATGAAGTAAAGTCAGCAAAAGTGGCATATCAGGTGCGTAATGTTGACATTGCACCAACGGTATGCATACTTGCAAAGCTTCCTGTGCCCGATAGCTACCAGGGCAAAAGCCTGCTCCCATTGATTGAAGGGTCAGAGCATGCTGATAGACCTGTATACTGTGAGGGGAGGCTTATGTATGGGGTACGCATCGACAATTTTAAATATGTAGAGAAGTTCTATGGCTTTGGGGTTAAACCGCATCACTGGGGTGGTGCCATGGTTGATGAATATTATGAATTATACGATTTACAAAAAGATCCTGAAGAGCTAAACAACATTGTGAATGTAAATACGCAAAAAGCCAGGGAAATGCAAAAGAAATTGTATGCTCTGAGATTTACTCAGCCTGAGAATGTTCTGTATGCAAAAAATGATGTTAAAGGCAGTATATCCGTACAGCAAGGATTTTTTTATACACTGGAGTCTGATGGCAAGGTAGAAAAAATTAACAGGCAGCAATATACGTTCAGCCTTAAAAAAGGGCAAAAACTGGTATTCTCAACCATACCATCCCGCACTACGTATTACATCCAGTCAGAAAGTATGGTATTGTGGGGATACAGTGGTACTGTACTCCCTAAAGTAGGCAACCGGTATGTCTTTGATACAACACAGGTCCTTTTGCAAAAAGTGCCTGATGAGGCTGCGTTGGGCTTATTCCCTGATGATTTAATTGTGTGGAGTAAACAACAAAAGGGTGGTATACAAGCAGTTTTGGAGGATGTTCCTATTTCTAGTGAAATGAATACACTGCTTAAGCAATGGGGCTATATACAGAATGGTGGTGCTCGTTAA
- the trmD gene encoding tRNA (guanosine(37)-N1)-methyltransferase TrmD, with translation MKIFKIITLFPEFFQSPLQTGLLGKAVEKGLCQFDIINLREFGEGHYRQCDDYPYGGGSGMVLMPGPLCKAIKQHKGNAIVIYPSPSGTVLTQALVKKLFEYDSYCFICGQYEGIDQRIIDRYVDYEISIGDYILSGGEFATLVIIDALCRYIPGFMSNPQSLSEESFENYLLEYPQYTRPRQIDGMQVPDILLSGNHEKIRQWRLEKSIEKTKAVRPDLYRLYLAKKDEVEQ, from the coding sequence GTGAAGATCTTTAAAATCATTACGCTGTTTCCAGAATTTTTTCAAAGTCCCCTGCAAACGGGGCTTTTAGGAAAAGCAGTTGAAAAGGGGCTATGCCAGTTTGATATTATTAACTTGAGGGAATTTGGCGAAGGGCACTACCGGCAGTGCGATGATTACCCCTACGGTGGCGGAAGCGGTATGGTGCTTATGCCAGGACCTTTATGTAAAGCTATAAAGCAGCACAAGGGTAATGCAATTGTTATTTACCCTTCACCATCAGGGACTGTGCTGACGCAGGCTCTTGTTAAAAAGCTTTTTGAGTACGATAGTTACTGTTTTATTTGCGGCCAGTATGAAGGCATAGATCAAAGGATCATTGACCGCTACGTTGACTATGAAATATCAATTGGCGACTATATCCTTTCTGGCGGCGAATTTGCAACACTGGTAATTATAGATGCGCTGTGCCGATATATACCGGGGTTTATGTCCAATCCCCAGTCACTATCGGAAGAGAGCTTTGAAAATTATCTTTTAGAGTATCCACAGTACACACGCCCTCGCCAAATTGACGGAATGCAGGTCCCGGATATACTGCTTTCCGGCAATCATGAAAAGATACGGCAGTGGCGTTTGGAAAAAAGCATTGAAAAGACTAAGGCAGTAAGGCCTGATCTGTATAGATTGTATTTAGCAAAAAAAGATGAGGTAGAACAATGA
- the rimM gene encoding ribosome maturation factor RimM (Essential for efficient processing of 16S rRNA), with the protein MSSKEYFRIGVISGIHGLDGCLKVHIITDFPERFSGDVPVYVNIRGHYKAFTVTGFTIAARRTGYLYLKGIDDVEAANAIKGCELFVDSEDAQIDLDSDSFHYSAIIGCQVYYNSIHFGNITDIVQTGAADTLVVKTPEGKEYLIPFVESMVSTQRIDERILEIFPIEGLIE; encoded by the coding sequence TTGAGCAGTAAAGAATATTTCCGTATTGGAGTCATATCGGGCATCCATGGGCTTGATGGATGCCTAAAAGTGCATATAATTACTGATTTTCCTGAGCGGTTTTCTGGTGATGTGCCAGTATATGTAAATATACGAGGGCACTACAAAGCATTTACTGTAACGGGTTTTACTATTGCAGCACGCCGCACAGGGTACTTATATTTAAAGGGCATAGATGATGTAGAAGCTGCAAATGCAATAAAAGGGTGCGAGCTTTTTGTTGATTCTGAGGACGCTCAAATAGATCTTGACAGTGACAGTTTTCACTATTCGGCAATTATTGGATGCCAAGTGTATTATAACAGCATCCATTTTGGCAATATAACTGATATTGTACAAACTGGCGCAGCGGATACGCTGGTAGTAAAAACTCCTGAAGGTAAGGAATATCTTATCCCGTTTGTTGAAAGTATGGTTAGTACCCAAAGGATTGATGAGCGTATCCTTGAGATTTTCCCTATTGAAGGGCTTATTGAGTGA
- the rpe gene encoding ribulose-phosphate 3-epimerase, with amino-acid sequence MTDIVLLSPSIIATDLTTLGSVVSSFDSTCIHFLHIDVMDGNFVPNLTIGPGYIQNLKQHTDIPLDVHLMIQKPELSLQQYIECKPYFLTIHYESTQQPVRLLHTIRNASIKAGISINPSTPVESLYDILEYTDMVLIMSVEPGFYGQKFIASSLKRIEKLFAFITTNNLNVSIEVDGGINEDTIADVVKAGAQIIVAGSAVFTNDDFNARAKKLLELAKKAKQ; translated from the coding sequence TTGACTGATATAGTATTACTGTCGCCCTCTATCATAGCCACTGACCTCACAACGCTTGGCTCTGTTGTGTCGTCGTTTGACAGCACCTGTATCCATTTCCTACACATAGATGTGATGGATGGCAACTTTGTACCCAACCTTACCATAGGTCCTGGATATATACAGAATCTAAAGCAACACACTGATATACCTCTTGATGTACACCTAATGATTCAAAAACCGGAGCTATCGCTACAGCAGTATATTGAATGTAAGCCTTATTTTTTAACTATTCACTATGAAAGCACACAGCAACCGGTACGTCTGTTACACACTATACGCAATGCCAGCATAAAAGCAGGCATTAGCATAAATCCTTCAACACCGGTGGAATCCCTGTACGACATTCTTGAATATACCGACATGGTACTGATAATGTCCGTTGAGCCCGGATTCTACGGACAAAAATTTATTGCATCCTCGCTCAAAAGAATAGAAAAACTTTTTGCATTTATTACTACTAACAACCTCAATGTCAGTATTGAAGTTGATGGCGGCATCAATGAAGACACCATTGCAGATGTGGTAAAAGCGGGAGCCCAAATCATAGTTGCAGGAAGCGCTGTATTCACTAATGATGATTTCAATGCCAGGGCAAAAAAACTACTGGAATTAGCAAAAAAGGCAAAACAATAA
- the rpsP gene encoding 30S ribosomal protein S16, which produces MVKIRLQRAGTKKKPFYKVVVVDSRKRRDGAVIESLGHYQPIVKGEQFVVDKEKVVEWLKKGAQPTDTIAKLLKKAGI; this is translated from the coding sequence GTGGTAAAGATTCGATTGCAACGCGCTGGAACCAAAAAGAAACCGTTTTATAAGGTTGTGGTGGTTGATTCACGAAAACGTCGTGATGGTGCTGTTATTGAAAGCTTGGGACATTATCAACCTATAGTGAAAGGTGAACAATTTGTGGTTGATAAGGAAAAGGTTGTAGAATGGCTGAAAAAAGGAGCTCAGCCTACAGATACTATCGCAAAATTATTAAAAAAAGCCGGTATTTAG
- a CDS encoding ribonuclease HII: MCAKPNFAIEYEEYVKGCKLIAGIDEAGRGSLAGPLSVSMVIYPEEFFKQPPKEIVQCIDDSKKLSHKKRTKAKDIITTYCMWWDCLLVPVEIIDEKNINGATYFAITRLLQQCPYTPDKLLIDGNFSFPLALPYHSIIKGDCCSISIASASIIAKVTRDEYMMHIDAQYPEYGFAHHKGYATKEHIEAIKKCGPSPLHRRTYEPVASLFCQELSLFE; the protein is encoded by the coding sequence ATGTGTGCAAAACCAAATTTTGCAATAGAATATGAAGAATATGTAAAAGGGTGTAAACTCATAGCTGGCATAGATGAAGCAGGAAGGGGCTCACTGGCGGGGCCTCTTTCTGTTTCTATGGTTATATACCCTGAGGAATTCTTTAAGCAGCCACCCAAGGAGATTGTACAGTGCATAGATGATTCAAAAAAACTATCGCACAAAAAAAGAACCAAAGCAAAAGATATTATCACCACATATTGCATGTGGTGGGACTGCCTGCTGGTGCCAGTTGAAATCATTGATGAAAAAAATATCAATGGAGCCACCTATTTTGCTATCACAAGGCTTTTGCAACAGTGCCCGTACACACCTGATAAGCTACTTATTGATGGCAATTTTTCATTCCCTCTAGCACTCCCTTATCATTCCATAATTAAAGGTGATTGCTGTTCTATTTCCATTGCCTCTGCATCAATCATTGCCAAAGTAACCCGTGATGAATATATGATGCATATTGATGCACAATATCCGGAATATGGCTTTGCCCACCATAAGGGATATGCAACAAAAGAACATATAGAAGCAATAAAAAAATGCGGCCCATCGCCCCTTCATCGAAGGACCTATGAGCCGGTTGCAAGCCTATTTTGCCAGGAACTATCGCTATTTGAATGA
- a CDS encoding KH domain-containing protein — protein sequence MNYKELVEYMVKSLVDNPDKVEIREIEGEKSTILELKVTKEDIGKVIGKHGRIARAIRTILNASATKTGKRIVLEILD from the coding sequence ATGAATTACAAGGAACTTGTAGAGTACATGGTTAAATCATTAGTTGACAATCCTGACAAAGTTGAAATTAGAGAGATTGAAGGTGAAAAATCTACTATCCTTGAATTGAAAGTTACCAAAGAAGACATTGGCAAAGTCATTGGGAAGCATGGAAGGATTGCGCGTGCAATCAGAACTATTTTAAATGCTTCAGCTACAAAAACTGGCAAAAGGATTGTATTGGAAATACTTGATTGA
- a CDS encoding EscU/YscU/HrcU family type III secretion system export apparatus switch protein, whose translation MEDIAVALKYSIEDAIPKVIAKGKGKLAKSILDKAKEYNIPIYQDKDLAVVLSSLEPDSFIPENLYAAVAIVLAYCYRVNSDFRRKLN comes from the coding sequence ATGGAAGATATTGCAGTTGCATTGAAATATTCAATAGAAGATGCAATTCCAAAGGTTATAGCAAAAGGAAAAGGTAAGCTTGCAAAAAGTATTCTTGACAAAGCAAAAGAGTATAATATACCAATTTATCAGGATAAAGATTTAGCTGTAGTGTTATCTTCACTGGAACCAGATTCTTTCATACCTGAAAATCTTTACGCAGCGGTAGCAATTGTCCTGGCATATTGTTATAGAGTAAACAGCGATTTTAGACGAAAATTGAATTGA
- a CDS encoding YraN family protein: protein MNNYQYGNQGESLAKEYIEHQGFTIIAQNFRYGRYGEIDIIGTKNNLLVFFEVKTRHTPAFGNPSYAITHKKIKSLRAVATYFLTQYPQYNTTQFTIRFDCISILGQTVEWIQDIIR, encoded by the coding sequence ATGAATAATTATCAGTACGGCAACCAGGGCGAATCCCTGGCAAAAGAGTATATAGAACATCAGGGGTTTACTATTATTGCTCAAAATTTTAGATACGGTCGTTATGGTGAAATTGACATTATTGGCACAAAAAATAATCTCCTAGTGTTCTTTGAGGTTAAAACGCGTCATACACCAGCATTTGGTAATCCATCATACGCTATCACTCATAAAAAAATAAAATCACTGCGTGCGGTTGCAACATACTTCTTGACACAATATCCTCAATACAATACCACACAATTTACCATCCGTTTTGACTGCATCTCCATTTTGGGCCAAACTGTTGAATGGATTCAGGATATAATCCGTTAG